The Coffea arabica cultivar ET-39 chromosome 8e, Coffea Arabica ET-39 HiFi, whole genome shotgun sequence genome window below encodes:
- the LOC113703329 gene encoding NAD(P)H-quinone oxidoreductase subunit U, chloroplastic-like, translating to MAASATTAAAAAAAATPHFCSSTSSRTSNNGSRGSCHFKLPDARKWPRRVAVVRSSGSEVSAEETAATSETVESEETTPAEVPQGPPSLISPLNVDKALRGIAITDADHYGRLGLRRGCSYDQVFLAYKKKVDELLSQGLSEEELNTNLELLKESYSILSSVEERRLYDWSLARSEKPDRYMWPFEVDITQTPTGTPPPQEPEDVGPTRLVGYFIFGWFILSSILSIVFNR from the exons ATGGCTGCATCGGCCACCACGGCGgcggcagcagcagcagcagcaactcCTCATTTTTGTTCATCAACGTCTTCAAGAACAAGTAATAACGGTAGTCGTGGTTCATGCCATTTTAAGCTTCCCGATGCAAGAAAGTGGCCTCGTAGAGTGGCTGTTGTGAGGAGCTCTGGCAGCGAGGTTTCTGCTGAAGAAACTGCGGCAACCTCAGAAACAGTAGAGTCTGAAGAAACTACGCCTGCTGAAGTTCCGCAGGGCCCTCCATCCTTGATTTCTCCTCTTAATGTTGACAAGGCTCTTCGTGGCATAG CAATCACCGATGCAGATCACTATGGAAGGCTTGGACTTCGAAGAGGATGTTCTTATGATCAG GTTTTTCTCGCATACAAGAAAAAGGTTGATGAACTGTTGAGTCAAGGACTTTCAGAAGAAGAACTCAACACAAATCTTGAGCTTTTGAAA gaATCGTATTCAATTTTGTCTTCAGTAGAAGAGAGACGTCTATACGATTGGAGCTTGGCAAGAAGTGAAAAACCTGATAGATATATGTGGCCTTTCGAGGTTGACATAACTCAAACTCCAACTGGAACACCACCTCCTCAG GAACCGGAGGATGTAGGACCAACGAGACTGGTGGGATACTTCATATTTGGCTGGTTTATATTGTCCAGTATTTTGTCAATTGTATTCAATAGATAA